The following proteins are encoded in a genomic region of Hyla sarda isolate aHylSar1 chromosome 3, aHylSar1.hap1, whole genome shotgun sequence:
- the D2HGDH gene encoding D-2-hydroxyglutarate dehydrogenase, mitochondrial isoform X3, which produces MLGVIVLQQLEAPWLSMSYLGLKRCHRKLLDAMRTLQLVDPQWGQISISYRFMSQAKDPPLTAERYRVSRLPFSEVSPEDVRQFQKIIPGRVITDEDDLKVHNIDWLRTVRGHSKVLLKPRTTEEVSKILKYCNERSLAVTPQGGNTGLVGGSVPVFDEILISTTLMDQVISFDDISGVLVCQAGCVLDSLNQYLGERGYTMPLDLGAKGSCHIGGNLATNAGGLRLLRYGSLRGTVLGIEAVLPDGSILDCLNSLRKDNTGYDLKQLFIGSEGTLGIITALSIMCPRKPSAVNVAFLGCEEFSKVLQVFTLCRDQLGEILSACEFMDSESMRMVQTHLKLVNPLPDNEFYVLVETSGSYGKHDEEKLNIFLEKAVDSGFVTSGTVATDQGKIMSLWALRERITEALAHDGYVFKYDLSVPVEKLYTLVEETRARIGSAAQCVVGYGHLGDGNLHLNITAKSHSEALQSALEPFVYEWTSKHSGSISAEHGLGFKKRDHIYYSKSRGAVHVMQQIKHMLDPNGIMNPYKTVPAAD; this is translated from the exons CTCAATGGGGTCAGATCTCTATAAGCTACAGATTTATGAGTCAAGCGAAAGATCCACCACTCACTGCCGAAAGGTACAGAGTGTCCCGTCTGCCTTTCTCAGAAGTCTCACCGGAAGATGTCCGTCAGTTTCAAAAAATAATTCCTGGTAGAGTTATCACCGATGAAGATGACTTGAAAGTACATAATATTGACTGGTTACGCACTGTAAGAG GACATAGCAAAGTACTTTTAAAGCCCCGGACTACAGAAGAGGTTTCTAAGATCCTGAA GTATTGTAATGAAAGGAGCCTGGCTGTAACACCTCAGGGAGGAAACACAGGCTTAGTTGGAGGCAGTGTCCCTGTGTTCGATGAGATCCTCATCTCCACCACCCTCATGGACCAGGTGATCAGTTTTGATGATATTTCTG GTGTCCTAGTATGCCAGGCTGGTTGTGTTTTAGATTCGCTGAACCAGTATCTTGGAGAACGGGGTTACACAATGCCACTAGATTTAGGAGCAAAGGGAAGCTGTCACATAGGGGGAAACCTGGCCACAAATGCTGGTGGTCTCAGACTTCTGCGGTATGGATCCCTACGAGGGACAGTCTTGGGAATAGAAGCG GTTCTTCCTGACGGATCAATTCTGGACTGTCTCAATTCCCTGCGCAAAGATAACACAGGCTATGATCTAAAGCAGCTGTTCATTGGCTCAGAAGGAACTTTAGGCATTATAACTGCTTTATCAATTATGTGCCCACGCAAACCCAGTGCAGTAAATGTGGCCTTTTTAG GATGTGAAGAATTCAGCAAAGTTTTGCAGGTGTTTACATTGTGCAGAGATCAACTTGGAGAGATTCTGTCTGCCTGTGAGTTCATGGACTCGGAGTCTATGAGGATGGTGCAAACACATCTAAAACTTGTTAACCCTTTACCAG ACAATGAATTCTACGTATTGGTAGAAACCTCTGGATCTTATGGAAAGCATGATGAGGAGAAACTTAATATATTTCTGGAGAAGGCAGTGGACTCTGGATTTGTGACATCGGGGACTGTAGCTACAGATCAGGGTAAAATAATG TCCCTGTGGGCCCTCCGGGAACGTATCACAGAGGCTTTGGCCCATGATGGTTATGTCTTCAAATATGACCTGTCCGTACCCGTGGAGAAACTGTATACACTGGTGGAAGAAACAAGGGCTCGCATAGGGTCTGCTGCTCAATGTGTCGTTGGTTATGGACATTTAG gtGATGGAAACCTGCATTTAAACATCACGGCAAAGTCGCACAGTGAGGCCTTACAGTCAGCCCTGGAGCCTTTTGTGTATGAATGGACATCTAAACACAGCGGCAGTATCAGTGCTGAGCATGGACTTGGATTCAAAAAGAGGGACCACATTTATTACAGCAAATCCAGAGGCGCAGTGCACGTTATGCAGCAGATTAAACATATGCTGGATCCAAATGGCATTATGAACCCATACAAGACTGTGCCTGCAGCTGACTGA
- the D2HGDH gene encoding D-2-hydroxyglutarate dehydrogenase, mitochondrial isoform X4: MSYLGLKRCHRKLLDAMRTLQLVDPQWGQISISYRFMSQAKDPPLTAERYRVSRLPFSEVSPEDVRQFQKIIPGRVITDEDDLKVHNIDWLRTVRGHSKVLLKPRTTEEVSKILKYCNERSLAVTPQGGNTGLVGGSVPVFDEILISTTLMDQVISFDDISGVLVCQAGCVLDSLNQYLGERGYTMPLDLGAKGSCHIGGNLATNAGGLRLLRYGSLRGTVLGIEAVLPDGSILDCLNSLRKDNTGYDLKQLFIGSEGTLGIITALSIMCPRKPSAVNVAFLGCEEFSKVLQVFTLCRDQLGEILSACEFMDSESMRMVQTHLKLVNPLPDNEFYVLVETSGSYGKHDEEKLNIFLEKAVDSGFVTSGTVATDQGKIMSLWALRERITEALAHDGYVFKYDLSVPVEKLYTLVEETRARIGSAAQCVVGYGHLGDGNLHLNITAKSHSEALQSALEPFVYEWTSKHSGSISAEHGLGFKKRDHIYYSKSRGAVHVMQQIKHMLDPNGIMNPYKTVPAAD; the protein is encoded by the exons CTCAATGGGGTCAGATCTCTATAAGCTACAGATTTATGAGTCAAGCGAAAGATCCACCACTCACTGCCGAAAGGTACAGAGTGTCCCGTCTGCCTTTCTCAGAAGTCTCACCGGAAGATGTCCGTCAGTTTCAAAAAATAATTCCTGGTAGAGTTATCACCGATGAAGATGACTTGAAAGTACATAATATTGACTGGTTACGCACTGTAAGAG GACATAGCAAAGTACTTTTAAAGCCCCGGACTACAGAAGAGGTTTCTAAGATCCTGAA GTATTGTAATGAAAGGAGCCTGGCTGTAACACCTCAGGGAGGAAACACAGGCTTAGTTGGAGGCAGTGTCCCTGTGTTCGATGAGATCCTCATCTCCACCACCCTCATGGACCAGGTGATCAGTTTTGATGATATTTCTG GTGTCCTAGTATGCCAGGCTGGTTGTGTTTTAGATTCGCTGAACCAGTATCTTGGAGAACGGGGTTACACAATGCCACTAGATTTAGGAGCAAAGGGAAGCTGTCACATAGGGGGAAACCTGGCCACAAATGCTGGTGGTCTCAGACTTCTGCGGTATGGATCCCTACGAGGGACAGTCTTGGGAATAGAAGCG GTTCTTCCTGACGGATCAATTCTGGACTGTCTCAATTCCCTGCGCAAAGATAACACAGGCTATGATCTAAAGCAGCTGTTCATTGGCTCAGAAGGAACTTTAGGCATTATAACTGCTTTATCAATTATGTGCCCACGCAAACCCAGTGCAGTAAATGTGGCCTTTTTAG GATGTGAAGAATTCAGCAAAGTTTTGCAGGTGTTTACATTGTGCAGAGATCAACTTGGAGAGATTCTGTCTGCCTGTGAGTTCATGGACTCGGAGTCTATGAGGATGGTGCAAACACATCTAAAACTTGTTAACCCTTTACCAG ACAATGAATTCTACGTATTGGTAGAAACCTCTGGATCTTATGGAAAGCATGATGAGGAGAAACTTAATATATTTCTGGAGAAGGCAGTGGACTCTGGATTTGTGACATCGGGGACTGTAGCTACAGATCAGGGTAAAATAATG TCCCTGTGGGCCCTCCGGGAACGTATCACAGAGGCTTTGGCCCATGATGGTTATGTCTTCAAATATGACCTGTCCGTACCCGTGGAGAAACTGTATACACTGGTGGAAGAAACAAGGGCTCGCATAGGGTCTGCTGCTCAATGTGTCGTTGGTTATGGACATTTAG gtGATGGAAACCTGCATTTAAACATCACGGCAAAGTCGCACAGTGAGGCCTTACAGTCAGCCCTGGAGCCTTTTGTGTATGAATGGACATCTAAACACAGCGGCAGTATCAGTGCTGAGCATGGACTTGGATTCAAAAAGAGGGACCACATTTATTACAGCAAATCCAGAGGCGCAGTGCACGTTATGCAGCAGATTAAACATATGCTGGATCCAAATGGCATTATGAACCCATACAAGACTGTGCCTGCAGCTGACTGA